A single window of Microbacterium oryzae DNA harbors:
- a CDS encoding GyrI-like domain-containing protein gives MAEKLDVRREFDGYRARQGIFRTVTVPEMAYLAVDGRGDPNTSPAFTAAVETLYPVAYALKFALRDETGLDIVVPPLEGLWHAEDPAVFTTARDKAAWEWTLLIHTPYPVDADAVERAIARAAAKRPPRIDALRWISLAEGRCVQTLHVGSFDDEGPVLERMHREAIREQGLRMTGVHHEIYLSDFRRVPAERRRTILRQPVTG, from the coding sequence ATGGCCGAGAAGCTCGACGTGCGTCGGGAGTTCGACGGGTACCGCGCTCGGCAGGGCATCTTCCGCACCGTGACAGTCCCCGAGATGGCGTACCTCGCCGTCGACGGCAGGGGCGATCCGAACACGTCGCCGGCGTTCACGGCGGCAGTCGAGACGCTGTACCCCGTCGCGTACGCGCTCAAGTTCGCCCTGCGCGACGAGACCGGCCTCGACATCGTCGTGCCGCCGCTCGAGGGGCTCTGGCACGCCGAGGATCCCGCGGTCTTCACCACGGCGCGGGACAAGGCGGCGTGGGAGTGGACGCTGCTCATCCACACGCCGTACCCCGTGGACGCGGATGCCGTCGAGCGCGCGATCGCGCGGGCCGCGGCGAAGCGCCCGCCCCGGATCGATGCCCTGCGGTGGATCTCGCTGGCGGAGGGCCGCTGCGTGCAGACGCTGCACGTGGGGTCGTTCGACGACGAGGGGCCGGTCCTCGAGCGGATGCACCGCGAGGCGATCCGCGAGCAGGGGCTGCGCATGACCGGGGTGCATCACGAGATCTACCTCAGCGACTTCCGCCGCGTCCCCGCGGAGCGCCGGCGGACCATCCTGCGTCAGCCGGTGACCGGATGA